In Pseudopipra pipra isolate bDixPip1 chromosome 5, bDixPip1.hap1, whole genome shotgun sequence, the following proteins share a genomic window:
- the CPM gene encoding carboxypeptidase M isoform X2, giving the protein MPTMNPDGFEATEVPDCYYTRGRYNKNGEDLNRNFPDAFENNNASIQPETQAVMNWIKNETFVLSANLHGGALVASYTFDNGNSVTGSSKGYSRSPDDDVFIHLAKTYSSHHASMYKGTGCDKRQTFPEGITNGYSWYQLEGGMQDYNYVWGQCFEITLELSCCKYPPADQLEKFWRDNKVALIEYIKQVHLGVKGQVTDKNGDPIPNAIVEAKGRPHICPYRTNEQGEYYLLLLPGTYVINATVPGFKSMLKTVEIPDNTGNFSALKQDFSFSEVSIRPRVASCPKIPLYQELTWASAAVKPTLHVLVLMTALLVILK; this is encoded by the exons ATGCCAACAATGAATCCTGATGGATTTGAAGCTACAGAAGTGCCTGATTGTTATTACACACGAGGAAG GTACAACAAGAATGGAGAAGATCTGAACAGAAATTTTCCTGATGCCTTTGAAAATAACAATGCTAGCATTCAGCCAGAGACTCAAGCAGTAATGAACTGGATAAAAAATGAAACGTTTGTTCTTTCAGCAAACTTGCATGGGGGTGCCCTGGTTGCCAGTTACACCTTTGATAATGGTAACTCAG TTACTGGCTCTTCGAAAGGCTATAGCAGATCTCCAGATGATGATGTCTTTATTCACCTGGCAAAAACCTATTCTTCCCACCATGCCAGCATGTACAAGGGGACTGGGTGTGACAAGAGACAAACCTTTCCAGAAGGCATTACCAATGGATACTCTTGGTACCAGTTGGAAG GTGGAATGCAAGATTACAACTATGTCTGGGGACAATGTTTTGAAATTACATTGGAGCTGTCATGCTGTAAATATCCTCCAGCAGACCAGCTGGAAAAGTTCTGGAGAGACAACAAAGTTGCTCTGATTGAATATATAAAACAAGTACACCTAG GTGTCAAGGGTCAAGTTACTGATAAGAATGGGGATCCTATTCCCAATGCCATTGTGGAAGCCAAGGGAAGGCCTCATATCTGCCCCTACAGAACAAATGAACAAGGGGAGTACTATCTTCTCCTTTTGCCCGGGACATATGTGATCAAT GCTACTGTACCAGGATTTAAATCGATGCTGAAGACAGTGGAAATACCTGACAACACTGGTAACTTCAGTGCTTTAAAACAGGACTTCTCTTTCTCAGAGGTCTCTATCAGACCAAGAGTTGCTTCATGTCCCAAAATTCCCCTGTACCAAGAGCTCACATGGGCTTCAGCTGCAGTAAAACCAACCCTACATGTCTTGGTTTTAATGACTGCTCtgcttgtaattttaaaataa